In Acidobacteriota bacterium, the genomic stretch CAGACCGCGTGTTATCAGCGCTGCGGCGGTGTTGTGGCCGAAATTAAGGCCTTCGACAACTCCGGCGGCGATTGCGATTACGTTCTTCAGCGAGCCGCCAAGTTCCACCCCGGGGACATCATCGGAGGTGTAGATGCGGAACATCGGATCGCTAAATTCTCGCTGAACCAGGGCCGAAACACTTGCATCAGTCGAGGCAACAGTGAGCGCCGTTGGATCTCCTCGCGCGACTTCTTTCGCAAATGTAGGCCCGCTTAGCGCGGCCACCCCCTTTATTCCGGCTGCATGCGTTGCGATTTCAGTCATTCGCTTGTAGGTGCCGTTCTCGATCCCCTTGGTTGCGCTTACCACGATCTTCGCGGTTGGTTGCAGGGCCTTGATTTGCTCATAAAGGCATCGGGCGTGATGTGATGGCATCACGGTGAGAAGTATTTCTGCCCTGCTGAGAGCGTCCGCGAGAGAGTTTGTTACGTGTACCGCTCCGGGGATTTGACAGCCTGGAAGAAATAGCGTGTTGCTTCTCTTCTTCTCAATGGACTCGCGAACTTCGGGCTCATAGGCCCAAAGTTGGATCTGATGCCGGCCGCCTCGCGCGAGCACGATCGAGAGTGCGGTGCCCCACGCTCCCGCTCCGATCACTGCGATGCGGCTCAAGCGCTACTCCGTGCCGGTACAGGAATGGATCGTCGCATTAGCTCTTGTGGAACTGCAGGCGGTTTTCGGTCCCATCAAGTAGACGTCTTATGTTGGCCTTGTGCTTGAGAATGATCAGTAGGGAAGCGCCTAACATCACGGCAAGGCCTGCCGGCGAAGACTGGTTACGATAAAGAAAAAACGCGAGCAGAGGGAATACCGCGCTGGCGATAATGGAGCCGAGCGAAACGTACCTGGAGATCAAAACGGTCACGAGAAAGACGGCGAACACCACGAGAATGGCTCGGGGCGCCAATCCGACGAAGGCTCCTACGGCAGTTGCAACCCCCTTGCCACCGCGAAATCGCAGCCAGGCAGGAAAGACGTGTCCGAGAATTGCACACAAAGCCGCGAGCGACGCGGCTAGTCCAAGATCGATTCCCGCGACCCGTAGGCTCACGAGTGATGCAAGGAGTACGGCGAAATAACCTTTCAGCGCATCGAGGAGCAATGTCGCGACGCCGAGCTTTGCCCCTCCGGAACGCGCAACGTTAGTGGCGCCAATGTTCCCGCTCCCGGTGAGCCGGACGTCTTTGCCGAGCAGCACCCGAACAAGAATCAATCCGAAAGGGATTGAACCCAACACGTACGCAACGAACGCTAAACCGAAATAGACGGCGATATGCATGCGGCTTCAGCAGAGATTAGTGCAGCGGAAAACTGGCAATCTTGCTGTATGAAGCGCCTTTCGGCGACAGCTTGCTTTCATACAGATGGAATTCCTTTGCGGTCATTGTACCGAAGCTCGGGTTCAGATCTGGTAACACCGTATTGACGTTTCGTGTCCGGCTCCTCTCCATGAAACGCGCAAGCGTCACGTGAGGAGTGAAGGCGCGCTTCTCGCGTTCGAATCCTAGCAAAGTTAATGCTTCATCAGTACCTTCAGCTAAACTTGCAAGCTCCGGGCCAGAATGAAGCCCGACCCAGAGAACACGTGGCGATTTCGGATTGGGAAAAAACCCGATATTCCTCACGGAAAGCTCAAACTGCCGAGCCTTGACCTTCTGCAGAGCACTCTCGATGGAGACGCGTCGCTCATCAGCTACATTACCGAGAAACTTCAGGGTAACGTGCAGTCCTTCTGGACGGACCCAACGCGCGTTAGCCAAGCGATGCTTAGCTTGATTGACGAACTCCGAAATGCGATTGCGAATTTCTGGAGAGACCTCGATGGCAACAAACAAACGCATTTCAAAGCAGCTTTCGCCGCACAAGATCGAGTCCGGTGAAGCTTGCCCAAAGGCGGATGCGTTCGCGATCTCCGGGCATTCGGCGTTCTACAACTTCGTGCTCATTGCCGTCTGAAATTGCGACGTATACCAGCCCAACAGGCTTTTCCGGAGTGGCGCCCGTGGGACCGGCGATTCCCGTGATTCCCACTCCGAAGGTGGCTTTCGTGCGCTCTCTTATTCCTTGTGCCAAGGCGATCGCTACCTCGCGGCTTACGGCTCCGTGCTCCGCGATTAACTTTGATGGAACTCCTGCGAGCTTGGTCTTCAATTCGTTTGAATACACCACGGCGCCGCCAAGAAAGTAACGCGAGCTGCCGGGGACAGACGTGATGCGTTCCGCCATCATGCCGCCGGTACACGACTCCGCGACGGCAAGCGTCGCGCCACGCATCTGCAGGAAATAACCAACAATCTTTTCGATCGGTTCGCCACTGCTGGAGATCACACAATCGTCTAATTCTTCCTCGATCCTGTCGGCCAGTTCTTCCACTCGATGATCGGCTTCCGCCTGCATATCTGCGCGGCTTTGAAGATGGACTTGAACTTCACCGCCGTGCGCGAGGATTGTCGTTTGCACATCCGGAACCCTCGTGTAAATAGGAGCGATGCGAGCGTCGCATGCCGATTCACCCATTGCGATACGCAGGAGACGTTTCGCAATGAATTGCGGTGGGAGAACCTCCTTCAGCCTCGGGAAACATTGAGCATCGAACAATGGCTTCAGCTCGTGCGGCGGCCCGGGGAGGAGCATGACGTAGCGACGATCGCCCTCCCAGTTCGTCTGCAACCATTGCGCCGGCGCTGTTCCGTTGAGATTACGCAAGAGAACAGCGCCATCGAGAACGTCCGCCTGACGAGAGTTGTTATCGGGCATCTGCATGCGACGTTCTGCGAAGCGCTTGTAGAGTTCAGTGATAATTTCCGGATCGCGGTGCAGTTCGATCCCCAATGCCTCAGCAACTGACTCTCGGGTGAGATCGTCTTCCGTGGGGCCGAGTCCGCCCATGAAGATCACGATCTCGGCACGAACGATAGCGATGCGTGCCACCGAAACCAAGTCGGAGCGTGAATCACCAACAACCGTCTTGAATCGAACTTGCACTCCGAGTTCGTTGAGTCTCTCGGTCAGAAATAGAGAATTCGTGTCTTGGCGGAATGGGGTCAGCAGCTCCGAGCCGATGGCGATAATCTCGGCGTTCACGTTTGCAGTATAGCTTTCAGAGTTTGGCTTCCTGATCAGGGCAAGAGCGGAAGCCCCTGGATGTTCCACGACAGGTGAAATACAGCCGATGTAGTGGCGAGTACCGCCGCGCGGCCTGGGGCGAAGCATAGCCCAACAAGATTCTGACCGGAGACGCAGAGTGTGGCCTGCTTATCTGGCGTTATGCGCACGATGCCACGCTTTCCAGTGAATGACGCAGCTACGTACAGATTCCCGCTGGCATCAAATGCCATCCCCTGAGGACGACCAAGCCCGCGGAAAAAGAGCGAGCCGTCGCCGTGCGGATCGATGCGATAGATGGCGTCATAGCTCGAAGTAGTCGGGCCGGTCACATAAAGACTCTGATCGGGTCCGAAGGCTAAGTGATAAGCCGAGACGCTGGGCTCGAGAGTGGCAAAGACGAAGGTCTGACGGTCGCGAGCAATCTTGAAGATCGTGCCACTTCGATCGCCAACATACAGGTTCTGTTCGCGATCAAACGCGATGCCGGTCGCAACTCCCATTCCTTCGGCGTAGGCCGACATAGTTCCATTTGGAGCCACACGATAGACAGTACCGTTCTGCCGCGACGAGACGTACATCTGTCCCTCTCGATCGAAAGCGACGCCGTGGGCATTCATCAACTCAGCGAGAAATGGTTTTACGTGATAGCTGGTGTCGATCTTGTAGATAGAAACGGGTACTTTTTGTCCGCGAGATCCGGAGAAGGTGACGAAGAGACTTCCTTCGTGATCGATGGCGGGATTGGTGACCGGGTGAAGATTCTCCGCGATAGGCACGGCTACCTTCAGATCGAAGCCGTTGCTCGTAGCCTCATCGGGTATTACGACGACAGGACCGGAGTTGGCGCCTTCGGGAACTCTCGCAACTACGAAATCGTCCGACGAGATCACCACACCGCCTGGCTCATCGCCGAAACGTACTATGGGACGGCGCATCTCTTGAGGACGCAGGCCACTGCCTGAGATGCGTACTTCGCCGCCGGGAAGAGCGAATTGTGGAGTGACGGATGCGATATACGGCTTGCCGTTCAAGCTCTGCTTTCCCCGCAAGCGATCTGAGATTCCCATATTTGCACAGCCCCGCTCATCGCTCGCTTCAACGGCATCGCCTCAAAGCACAGGCCAGAACTTCATCAAGGCGGCCAAAACCAAGAGCGCGTAACCACCGGCACCGACATCGTCGAGCATAATGCCCGTACCGTCTGGCAGCCGTTCGAGCGCGCGCAGCGGCGGCGGTTTCAAAATATCGAAGCAACGAAAAAGTATAAGGCTCGCTAAAAGATATTTCCAACGAAGCGGCGCGATGATGAGCGGAATCATCTGTCCCGCCACTTCATCGATCACGACAAATCCTGGATCTTTCACTCCGCTCTCTCTCGCAACCACGCTGCTTGCAGGGATGCCGATCGCGACGATGGCACAAGTTATGGCAACTGCAACGACGAAGAGATGACTCGACATCGTGCGTGACAACCCCCACCAGAGAAGCACGGTGACTACCGACGCCCATGTGCCGGGACCTGGACGAAGTTGCCCGACCCCCAAAAAAGTTCCCACCAGCCAAGCCCAATTCGTATGCGGAGTAGACGATTCTGGCTTAGTGGCGCTTGTGCTCATTTTTATCCGGCTCGGACTGTGGACGCTGATCGATTTCTTCGAGCAACTCCGGATCGAGCACAGGCGAGCTGATGCGGTAGCCACCACTCGCCCATTTGCCGAGGTCGATCAGCCGACAACGATCGCTGCAGAAGGGGAAACACTCGTCAGTGCGCAAGACGATAGTCTTGCAAGTGGGGCAGCGAAGACCGAGAGCTTTCTTGCGAACCATACCTATAGGATGCGCGCGACAAGATCATACTCGTGCGCCTCGGTAATCTCGCAACGGTAGAATTCCCCAACAGTGAGCGATTCGTGAGAACCGAAGTCGTTGATGAAGACCTTGCCATCTATCTCAGGAGCGTGCATGGGAGTGCGTCCTTCCCAAAGCAGATCTGTCTCGTCCGAGGGCCCTTCCACAAGAACATCGAATTCACCTCCGACGAGCTGCTTCTTCTTGCGCTTGCTAATGGCTTGCTGAATGCGCATCAATTTCTTTCGGCGGCGCTCGATTTCAGCAGTAGGGACTTTGTCTCCTAGCTTGAAAGCCGCTGCGCCATCTTCGTTGGAGTAACTGAAAACTCCCATCCAATCGAATTCAGCTGCGCCGACAAACTCACACAGCTCCGCAAATTCGGATTCGCTTTCACCCGGAAAGCCAACAATGAAAGAAGTGCGCAGCGTGAGGTTCGAAATTGTCCGGCGCATCTTTTCTATACTCTTAAGAAAAATGTCAGCTCCGGCTCCACGCTTCATCCGTTTCAGCACCGACGTGGATGCATGCTGCAGAGGAACGTCGATGTAGGGGCAAATCTTTTCGTGCGCCGCAATCGTATCCAGCAGCCGGCCGGTGATCTTGTTGGGATACGCGTAGAGAAAGCGGATCCAACGCAGTTCATCGATTTCCGCAAGCCGGGCGAGCAGCAAAGCGAGACCGTCTTTGATGCCGAGATCTTCGCCGTAGCACGTTGTGTCCTGACCAATCAGAGTCAGCTCTCTCACCCCATTCGCCGCCAGACGTCGCGCCTCTGCGATGACCGATTCGAAATGCCTTGAGCGGAACATTCCTCGGAGCTGCGGAATGATGCAGAAGCTGCACGGATGATCGCAGCCTTCCGCGATCTTCATGTATGCAGACGTCTTTCCCGTTGCAAGCAGCCGGGGAGTGTTCTCGTTATATAAGTAGTTGGGCAGGTCCGCGATTGCGCCCTCCCAATCAGCGCGTGAAAAACGTCCATCGGCCTTGCGCGCTCTGCCTTCCGGTCGCGAGTGTGTCTTAACTGCGCTTGGCGCTCGATCGATCAGAATCTTGAACGGTGAGTCCGCTTGAGTCGGAGCAAGCGGTGCGGGTGCAATGCCCGCCGCTGCGATGATGTGTTCGAGTTCCCCAGTGCCGACGACGGCATCAATGTCTGGAATATTTTTCTGGATCTCCGAGCGGTAGCGTTCTACGAGGCAGCCGGCCACGATGAGCTTCTGCGCTCTTCCGGCAGCCTTATGCTGTGCCATCTCAAGAATTGTGTCGACGGATTCCTGCTTTGCCGAATCGATGAACGAACACGTATTCACAACGATGATGTCGGCTTCATCGACGCGAGTGGTGATCTTGGCTCCAGCCTGATTCAAAAGCCCCATCATGACTTCGCTGTCGACCAAGTTCTTCGGACAGCCAAGGCTGACGAACCCTACCTTCTTGATAGCTCTTGAAGGCCTCGAATTGGGGCTATCTGAAATAGCAGGAGAGATTTCAGGACAAGCTTCTACGGGCATGCAATCTTTCAATTTTACCATTCCGGGCTGGCAGGCCCCACCAGGCAATTCATTTCTCCTTCGAGGCGGCTTCCATTTCGCGGTACAGCTCCGGCAGCTTTTCAGCGTCTTCAGGCGAATCGCCGAACCTCGCGCGCTCATAGTGCGCAGTGAAGCGCGCTGCAGATTGGCGGATAGTCTCCTGGCGAATGGTCTTTAGGAACTCATGGGAAGTCTGCGCGGGATTCTTTCGAATACCGCGCTTCGATAGGAGTCTCAGCACGCGCGTGTACCAGATGGTTGCTGCCGTATGCGGCTCGAGCATCGGCTTCTTCGCGATTCTGAATCGCCGAAGCACACGAAAGCCTCTCGGTCCCAGCAACAAAAGCATGGAGAGTGCGAGACCACCACCGAGCCACAGTGTCCACATGCGCTGGTGCTGTTCGAAGTGATTGCGCACCGCCCTAGCCTGGCGCAACAGACCTTCATAGAAAGACTGAGCGCCGTCGTGAAGGGAATCAAAGCGCATGCGGCTTTGACGTACGAGCGTCGAGCCCAGCAGGGTTTGATGTCCAGTGTCGTAGTTCACGACCCACTCGTGCCAGAACTCGCGCATGGCATCCATGTAGAGATACACGCGATTCCAGGAACTATGGTCGACTGAGGACGAGCTTGGAGTTGGGTCGAATGTGTACCATCCATAGCCGGGAAAGTAAGCCTCTACCCAGGAATGCGCATCTTTGGCTCGCACGATATAGCTTTCCGTTAGGTCGTTGTACTCACCACCGCGGAAGCCGTTGACGAGCCGCGATGGAATTCCAAGCGTCCGCAGCATCACGGCCATCGAAGACGCGAAGTACTCGCAGTGCCCCACTTGGCGTTCGAAGAGAAAGTTGGCTATCGGATCTATCGGGGAAATGGATGGCAGCTGCAGTGTGTAGCCATAGTGGCTCGCGAGATAACGCTCGATGTCCGATGCCTTCTGAAACGGCGTCTCGTGGCTCGCTGTAATCTGCTGGGCGAGGTCTTTGATGCGAGGATCAAGATTCGCCGGAGGCGTCATGTAAAGCATCTCGCTCAAACCTATCTGGCCATTTGGCCGCAGATTTTTCGGCATAGGCGGCGGGAGCTCCGAAGTCACCATGTAGTCGCTGATCCCGCGTGAGTTATCGGCATTGAAGATTGAGCCGGTTGAGTCGATGCTGATCGATCGATACCTGCCATTGATCGATTGCGCTTCCGGAAGCACGAAGAAGACGCGTGATCCGAAGGGTTCCAGCGAAATCTTGTAGTGCACGTGCTCGCCGTGTCCGGCCAAGAGTCGCGGGTTCGATGCTGTGAGTCCCAGAGCCCAATTTGAATTCATCGCCTGGGGCATACTGTTCTCGCGCGGATTGCTCCATAGCTTGCCATCGAATTTTGTGAGCGCCACGCCACGCCACCGTAGGTCATTCGGAACGCGGGTGCCGGGTGCAAATTTGACATGCATCATCACGACGCTGGATTGCTGCAGCTCTCCAATTTCTCCGAGTCTCACCTCTTCGCTGAACCCTGTGGAGAGATCGCTGCGAGAGCTCAACGCGCTGAGGTATCCGGCAGAAGCCTTCCGTGGAATCAGAAAGAAGAAGGCGATTGTTCCAACGACGATGCTCACCACTAGGACGATGCACGCTCGCGCGACGGACCCTGGTAATCGCCGCAGATCGCGCAGCTCCCGCGTTTCCGTCGGAGCGGATGGTTCAGCAACGATCCAGGATCGTCGCATCTCCATGCTCACAAAGGTCATGACTGCGAGCAGCACAAATACACAGAACAGCGCGAAGAAGAGAGAATCCACCGTGAGCACAGCTGCCGCGAGAACCATGCCAAATGACAACATTCCCAGATACACGTAATCGCGTTCGCGATGGACGGAAAAAACTTTCACAATCGCGGCGAACAGCAGCATGTGGATCAATGAGCCGATGAATGTCTGCGAGATCAGGAAGTAGTCGACGGCAAAGAAAAAGACATAAATGAGGGTGAAGTAGGTAGTCCACCGTTCGGGAAGAGTGACATTTACGTGCCGAAGCAGGAGATAACCCTTTGCCAGCAGTGCAGAGACGCCGAGGATCAGCGATAAGAGATCGAGCCTGCCGGTTCCAGCAAGGATCGCGAAGCCGGTGAATAGAAGGAAGTACAGAGAAATTTCGAAGAATCGTTGAATAACGGGGTGCGCGCTTCGCGCGACACTTGGCGCGTCAGAAGACATCGGCATTGAGCCCAGTTTACCCCGGAAATTTCAGGAGCAAGTAGTTCCTTAAGGACGTCGTTCTTGATGTCCGCTCAATTGGGGGAGTCTCCCGTCCAGCTGCTCTGAATCTTGTTCGCTCATTTTCACCGCGCGCTGCTGTCGTGCCTGGAACCTGCGGAATCTTGGCGGAAGCGAATGTTAATATCGGAATGTCAGATGCCGGGTCCCGCGCGATGTAATCCCGTGAACCCCGCCAGGTCCGGAAGGAAGCAACGGTAATGGGCCAGTGCATGTGCAGTGGGCTCCCCGGTATCTGGCTCGCTTAGGTTTTGCCGACCGTCAGAGCTGCTTTCGACGGCCAACTCACTCCTGGAGAATGGTTTGAGACAGCTTCAGCGGGCCAAAATCAGTGCCCTCGGAACCTA encodes the following:
- the thpR gene encoding RNA 2',3'-cyclic phosphodiesterase, translating into MRLFVAIEVSPEIRNRISEFVNQAKHRLANARWVRPEGLHVTLKFLGNVADERRVSIESALQKVKARQFELSVRNIGFFPNPKSPRVLWVGLHSGPELASLAEGTDEALTLLGFEREKRAFTPHVTLARFMERSRTRNVNTVLPDLNPSFGTMTAKEFHLYESKLSPKGASYSKIASFPLH
- the plsY gene encoding acyl-phosphate glycerol 3-phosphate acyltransferase, translated to MHIAVYFGLAFVAYVLGSIPFGLILVRVLLGKDVRLTGSGNIGATNVARSGGAKLGVATLLLDALKGYFAVLLASLVSLRVAGIDLGLAASLAALCAILGHVFPAWLRFRGGKGVATAVGAFVGLAPRAILVVFAVFLVTVLISRYVSLGSIIASAVFPLLAFFLYRNQSSPAGLAVMLGASLLIILKHKANIRRLLDGTENRLQFHKS
- a CDS encoding gluconolaconase, which produces MGISDRLRGKQSLNGKPYIASVTPQFALPGGEVRISGSGLRPQEMRRPIVRFGDEPGGVVISSDDFVVARVPEGANSGPVVVIPDEATSNGFDLKVAVPIAENLHPVTNPAIDHEGSLFVTFSGSRGQKVPVSIYKIDTSYHVKPFLAELMNAHGVAFDREGQMYVSSRQNGTVYRVAPNGTMSAYAEGMGVATGIAFDREQNLYVGDRSGTIFKIARDRQTFVFATLEPSVSAYHLAFGPDQSLYVTGPTTSSYDAIYRIDPHGDGSLFFRGLGRPQGMAFDASGNLYVAASFTGKRGIVRITPDKQATLCVSGQNLVGLCFAPGRAAVLATTSAVFHLSWNIQGLPLLP
- a CDS encoding DNA gyrase inhibitor YacG, coding for MVRKKALGLRCPTCKTIVLRTDECFPFCSDRCRLIDLGKWASGGYRISSPVLDPELLEEIDQRPQSEPDKNEHKRH
- a CDS encoding glycerol-3-phosphate dehydrogenase, whose amino-acid sequence is MSRIAVIGAGAWGTALSIVLARGGRHQIQLWAYEPEVRESIEKKRSNTLFLPGCQIPGAVHVTNSLADALSRAEILLTVMPSHHARCLYEQIKALQPTAKIVVSATKGIENGTYKRMTEIATHAAGIKGVAALSGPTFAKEVARGDPTALTVASTDASVSALVQREFSDPMFRIYTSDDVPGVELGGSLKNVIAIAAGVVEGLNFGHNTAAALITRGLAEITRLAVACGARRETLSGLAGMGDLVLTCTGGLSRNRTVGVELGRGRKLRDIMAGMHGMVAEGVLTTDAALGLASRYGIEMPITEQIHALLHEEKSPKDAIRELMSRPGKEE
- a CDS encoding competence/damage-inducible protein A, with product MNAEIIAIGSELLTPFRQDTNSLFLTERLNELGVQVRFKTVVGDSRSDLVSVARIAIVRAEIVIFMGGLGPTEDDLTRESVAEALGIELHRDPEIITELYKRFAERRMQMPDNNSRQADVLDGAVLLRNLNGTAPAQWLQTNWEGDRRYVMLLPGPPHELKPLFDAQCFPRLKEVLPPQFIAKRLLRIAMGESACDARIAPIYTRVPDVQTTILAHGGEVQVHLQSRADMQAEADHRVEELADRIEEELDDCVISSSGEPIEKIVGYFLQMRGATLAVAESCTGGMMAERITSVPGSSRYFLGGAVVYSNELKTKLAGVPSKLIAEHGAVSREVAIALAQGIRERTKATFGVGITGIAGPTGATPEKPVGLVYVAISDGNEHEVVERRMPGDRERIRLWASFTGLDLVRRKLL
- a CDS encoding phosphatidylglycerophosphatase A; this encodes MSTSATKPESSTPHTNWAWLVGTFLGVGQLRPGPGTWASVVTVLLWWGLSRTMSSHLFVVAVAITCAIVAIGIPASSVVARESGVKDPGFVVIDEVAGQMIPLIIAPLRWKYLLASLILFRCFDILKPPPLRALERLPDGTGIMLDDVGAGGYALLVLAALMKFWPVL
- the rimO gene encoding 30S ribosomal protein S12 methylthiotransferase RimO; this encodes MPVEACPEISPAISDSPNSRPSRAIKKVGFVSLGCPKNLVDSEVMMGLLNQAGAKITTRVDEADIIVVNTCSFIDSAKQESVDTILEMAQHKAAGRAQKLIVAGCLVERYRSEIQKNIPDIDAVVGTGELEHIIAAAGIAPAPLAPTQADSPFKILIDRAPSAVKTHSRPEGRARKADGRFSRADWEGAIADLPNYLYNENTPRLLATGKTSAYMKIAEGCDHPCSFCIIPQLRGMFRSRHFESVIAEARRLAANGVRELTLIGQDTTCYGEDLGIKDGLALLLARLAEIDELRWIRFLYAYPNKITGRLLDTIAAHEKICPYIDVPLQHASTSVLKRMKRGAGADIFLKSIEKMRRTISNLTLRTSFIVGFPGESESEFAELCEFVGAAEFDWMGVFSYSNEDGAAAFKLGDKVPTAEIERRRKKLMRIQQAISKRKKKQLVGGEFDVLVEGPSDETDLLWEGRTPMHAPEIDGKVFINDFGSHESLTVGEFYRCEITEAHEYDLVARIL